One Methanobrevibacter sp. V74 DNA window includes the following coding sequences:
- a CDS encoding TIM barrel protein → MKHEVLFGPAGSPINYKGAGYKAPSYIQEEGLDSYEYQSPYGVRIGEDSANTLKKESKKHDILVSMHAPYYINLCAKEESKLEKSIGHLIAAARVGEWMGAYRLVFHPGAYLNRKPQKAMEISKNTVNRLFEELESEGIKEFTFAPETTGKRTQLGNVSEVVELCATFDNFEPTIDFAHVHARGRGFLNKKEDYNCIFSTIEDNLDIDILHCHFTTIEYGHGGEVKHHTLAESDEYGPNIEDLLSNLIDNGWRANIICETPERDLDALKMKKLYENMI, encoded by the coding sequence ATGAAACATGAAGTGCTTTTTGGACCTGCGGGAAGTCCTATAAATTATAAAGGAGCAGGATATAAAGCTCCAAGCTACATTCAAGAAGAAGGCCTAGATTCTTATGAATACCAATCACCATACGGCGTTAGGATTGGTGAAGACTCTGCAAATACTCTTAAAAAAGAATCTAAAAAACATGATATTTTAGTTTCCATGCACGCACCATATTACATTAATTTATGTGCAAAAGAAGAATCGAAACTTGAAAAAAGTATTGGGCATTTAATCGCAGCTGCCCGTGTGGGAGAATGGATGGGCGCATATCGTTTAGTATTTCACCCAGGAGCTTATTTGAATAGAAAACCTCAAAAAGCTATGGAAATATCCAAAAATACTGTTAATAGATTATTCGAAGAACTTGAAAGCGAAGGCATTAAAGAATTTACATTCGCTCCCGAAACTACAGGCAAGCGTACACAGCTTGGAAATGTTTCAGAAGTGGTTGAATTATGTGCAACATTTGACAATTTTGAACCAACAATTGATTTTGCACATGTTCATGCACGTGGTCGTGGATTTTTAAATAAAAAAGAAGATTACAATTGCATTTTCTCAACAATTGAAGACAACTTGGATATTGACATATTGCATTGCCACTTCACAACAATTGAATATGGTCATGGAGGGGAAGTGAAACATCACACATTAGCTGAAAGTGATGAATATGGTCCGAATATCGAAGATTTACTTTCTAATTTAATTGATAATGGTTGGAGAGCAAATATTATTTGTGAAACCCCTGAAAGAGACCTTGATGCTTTAAAAATGAAAAAATTGTACGAAAATATGATTTAA
- a CDS encoding ATP-binding cassette domain-containing protein, translating to MEIKGENISFRYNIDSDWILKDVNIFLKTNQIIGLMGSSGSGKSTLCKILTGYINNYEGDVYLDGEKVNNNGFNPIQLVFQHPEKTINPKWKMNKALNESWNPPKELLDKFGIQQSWLNRWPNELSGGELQRFAVIRALSPKTKFLIADEMTTMLDAVTQVQIWQNVINIAKERKIGVLVVSHDKKLLNRLCDETIHLNDINNVIL from the coding sequence ATGGAGATTAAAGGAGAAAATATTAGTTTTAGATACAATATTGATTCAGATTGGATTTTAAAGGATGTTAATATTTTTCTTAAAACTAACCAAATTATAGGTTTAATGGGCAGTAGTGGAAGTGGAAAATCTACATTGTGTAAAATTTTAACTGGCTATATTAACAACTATGAAGGAGATGTTTATTTGGATGGAGAAAAAGTTAATAATAACGGGTTTAATCCCATCCAATTAGTTTTTCAACATCCTGAAAAAACTATAAATCCTAAATGGAAGATGAATAAAGCTTTAAATGAATCTTGGAATCCTCCAAAAGAATTATTAGACAAATTTGGTATTCAACAAAGTTGGTTGAATCGTTGGCCTAATGAACTTTCTGGTGGGGAACTTCAAAGATTTGCAGTTATTCGTGCCCTTAGTCCTAAAACAAAATTTTTAATTGCTGATGAAATGACTACTATGTTGGATGCAGTTACTCAAGTTCAAATTTGGCAAAATGTGATTAATATTGCTAAAGAAAGAAAAATAGGCGTTTTAGTAGTTAGTCATGATAAAAAATTATTAAATCGTCTTTGTGATGAAACAATTCATTTAAATGATATTAATAATGTAATATTGTAG
- a CDS encoding zinc ribbon domain-containing protein — MSFEDNHNHFCIYCGARLVPNQHFCSQCGKKVYQYYKPHAVKALSKYKSRIDEIENDYNSKQSKASELVEKLFDPTHMSYSKFTSSITKSNQLFTNQVIIAHRMMELDENSFVDGEIENKIKTLNAFVDKMEDLINELVIQLSSNKKDNEDINNLFNEMDDLIDSVKDY, encoded by the coding sequence ATGAGTTTTGAAGATAATCATAATCATTTCTGTATTTACTGTGGAGCTAGATTAGTTCCAAATCAACATTTTTGTTCCCAATGCGGTAAAAAAGTTTATCAATACTATAAACCCCATGCTGTTAAAGCTCTTTCTAAATACAAATCCAGAATTGATGAAATTGAAAATGATTATAATTCAAAACAATCTAAAGCCAGCGAATTAGTTGAAAAATTATTTGATCCTACACATATGTCTTATTCTAAATTCACATCTTCCATTACCAAATCTAATCAACTTTTTACAAATCAAGTAATCATTGCCCATAGAATGATGGAATTGGATGAAAACAGTTTTGTTGATGGTGAAATTGAAAATAAAATAAAAACATTAAATGCTTTTGTTGATAAAATGGAAGATTTAATAAATGAACTTGTAATTCAATTAAGTTCCAATAAAAAAGATAATGAGGATATAAATAATTTATTTAATGAAATGGATGATTTAATTGATTCTGTAAAGGATTATTAA
- a CDS encoding phosphorylating glyceraldehyde-3-phosphate dehydrogenase has product MKTVAINGYGTIGKRVADAVAAQDDMKVIGVSKTRPNYEARTAVEEKGYPLYIGIPEREQLFKDAGIEIAGTVEDMIQEADVVVDCTPGSIGPQNLEMYKKAGVKAIYQGGEDHELTGLSFNAISNYDDSYGADYTRVVSCNTTGLTRTLSTIDPIADIKKVRAVMVRRGSDPSEIKKGPINSIVPNPPKVPSHHGPDVKTVMKGIDVTTMALLVPTTLMHQHNIMVEINNDVETEDVVEALEKRSRVIVVSAEEGLGSTAELMEYAKEFGRNRNDLYEIPVWRESVNVVDNELFYMQAVHQESDVIPENIDAIRALLEIESNNEKSIDKTNKTMGIF; this is encoded by the coding sequence ATGAAAACTGTTGCAATTAATGGTTATGGAACCATCGGTAAAAGAGTGGCTGATGCTGTAGCTGCTCAAGACGACATGAAAGTAATTGGTGTAAGTAAAACTAGACCAAACTATGAAGCAAGAACTGCTGTTGAAGAAAAAGGATATCCACTATACATCGGAATTCCAGAAAGAGAACAATTGTTTAAAGATGCTGGAATTGAAATAGCCGGTACCGTTGAAGATATGATTCAAGAAGCAGATGTAGTTGTTGATTGTACCCCTGGAAGTATTGGACCGCAAAACCTTGAAATGTATAAAAAAGCAGGTGTTAAAGCGATTTATCAAGGTGGAGAAGACCATGAGCTAACAGGCCTTTCATTTAATGCTATTTCTAATTATGATGATTCCTATGGTGCAGATTACACCCGAGTAGTTTCATGTAACACCACAGGATTAACTCGTACATTATCTACAATTGATCCTATTGCAGATATCAAAAAAGTAAGAGCAGTAATGGTGAGAAGAGGATCGGATCCTTCTGAAATCAAAAAAGGACCTATCAATTCAATTGTTCCAAATCCACCGAAAGTGCCTTCACACCACGGCCCTGATGTAAAAACCGTCATGAAAGGTATTGATGTAACAACTATGGCATTACTCGTGCCAACTACTTTAATGCACCAGCACAACATTATGGTTGAAATTAACAATGATGTTGAAACTGAAGATGTTGTTGAAGCATTAGAAAAACGTTCTAGAGTAATAGTTGTATCTGCTGAAGAAGGTTTAGGCTCAACCGCTGAGTTAATGGAATACGCTAAAGAATTCGGAAGAAATAGAAACGATTTATATGAAATTCCGGTTTGGAGAGAATCTGTTAATGTAGTGGATAACGAATTGTTCTACATGCAAGCAGTACATCAAGAATCCGATGTAATACCTGAAAATATTGATGCAATTCGTGCACTTTTAGAAATTGAAAGCAATAACGAAAAATCAATTGATAAAACTAACAAAACTATGGGAATCTTCTAA
- a CDS encoding cation-translocating P-type ATPase, whose protein sequence is MNIAIIASIIIGEIFAAGEIATIMTIGEFLEEYTVSKAQGRIKKLVKMTPQVATRIRNGIEEKIDVKEVEIGDILKVLPGESIPTDGIIISGETSIDQSTLTGESLPVDKKANDEVYSGCINLYGSFTMKTTKVSEDSSLQKLIKLVESSSPENSKIVRQADKWATMIVVIAFSAAILTYLSTFEIIRSVTILVVFCPCALVLATPTAIMASIGNLTKYGILVKDGQSIEELSCVDELIFDKTGTLTHGTPEVIDIISDNPNEMMYLLTSLESKSEHPLARAIVKQYNSSGSAEVNDFKMHIGMGVTGTINNSKITAGNRKLLSSENIPLKYDKEPENSEIEIFVAKDREIIGKVLLADTLRETSKQTIKKLKRLKVRTTLLTGDNETTAKEIANQVKLRNVKVNCLPEDKTEYIKQEQLKGNKVAMIGDGVNDAPSLKKANVGIAMGKIGSDVSIETANIALINDNIDDIPHLIGIARKTIKTINLSIGFALTLNIIAMALAILGWLNPIEGALIHNIGSVIVIIYSSTLTNYELSYKDYKVKKLGTTKHLNKSNT, encoded by the coding sequence GTGAATATAGCCATTATTGCATCAATAATAATTGGTGAAATATTTGCAGCAGGAGAAATTGCGACAATTATGACTATTGGAGAATTTTTAGAAGAGTATACAGTATCAAAAGCACAAGGAAGAATTAAAAAACTTGTAAAAATGACTCCTCAAGTTGCAACAAGAATTAGAAATGGAATTGAAGAAAAAATTGATGTAAAAGAAGTAGAAATTGGAGATATTCTTAAAGTGCTTCCAGGAGAAAGTATCCCAACTGATGGAATCATCATAAGTGGTGAAACATCAATCGATCAATCAACATTAACAGGAGAATCATTGCCTGTTGATAAAAAAGCAAATGATGAAGTTTACAGTGGATGTATCAACCTTTATGGATCATTTACAATGAAAACCACTAAAGTAAGTGAAGATAGTTCACTTCAAAAATTAATTAAATTAGTTGAATCATCCTCTCCCGAGAATTCAAAAATCGTAAGACAAGCAGACAAATGGGCAACGATGATTGTTGTAATAGCTTTTTCAGCAGCGATCTTGACTTATTTATCCACATTTGAAATAATCAGATCAGTGACAATATTAGTAGTATTCTGTCCATGTGCATTAGTTCTTGCAACACCGACTGCCATTATGGCTTCTATTGGAAATTTAACAAAATACGGCATTTTAGTAAAAGATGGTCAATCAATAGAAGAATTATCCTGTGTAGATGAGTTAATATTTGACAAAACCGGAACTTTAACACATGGCACTCCTGAAGTTATAGATATCATATCCGATAATCCCAATGAAATGATGTATCTTTTGACTTCCCTTGAATCAAAATCAGAACATCCACTAGCAAGAGCTATTGTTAAACAGTACAATAGTTCTGGATCAGCAGAAGTTAATGACTTTAAAATGCATATTGGAATGGGAGTCACCGGAACAATCAACAACTCAAAAATAACTGCAGGAAATAGAAAACTTCTCAGTAGCGAAAATATTCCATTAAAATATGACAAAGAGCCAGAAAACAGCGAAATAGAAATATTTGTAGCCAAAGATAGAGAAATTATTGGAAAAGTACTTCTTGCAGATACACTTCGCGAAACTTCAAAACAAACAATTAAAAAGCTTAAAAGATTGAAAGTCAGAACAACATTACTTACAGGAGATAATGAAACAACTGCAAAAGAGATTGCAAATCAAGTTAAACTCAGAAATGTAAAAGTGAACTGTTTACCTGAAGACAAAACAGAATATATTAAACAGGAACAATTAAAAGGAAATAAAGTTGCTATGATTGGAGATGGAGTTAATGATGCGCCATCACTTAAAAAAGCAAATGTTGGAATAGCCATGGGGAAAATCGGAAGTGATGTTAGTATTGAAACTGCAAATATTGCACTGATTAATGACAATATTGATGATATCCCCCATTTAATTGGAATTGCTCGCAAAACAATAAAAACCATTAATCTAAGTATCGGTTTTGCTCTAACATTGAACATTATTGCAATGGCACTGGCTATTTTAGGATGGTTAAATCCGATTGAAGGAGCATTAATTCACAACATTGGTTCGGTTATTGTAATTATTTATTCATCTACATTAACCAACTATGAATTATCATATAAAGATTATAAAGTTAAAAAATTAGGCACAACTAAACATTTAAATAAATCAAATACTTAA
- a CDS encoding transcriptional regulator, with protein MDDEILKLVAFIRISSYRTKALKELMDENKTPTQIAKDSGIRITHISNILRDLKDRDIAECINEEKRRNRIYRLTSKGQIIASYFKED; from the coding sequence ATGGATGACGAAATATTAAAATTAGTTGCTTTTATAAGAATTTCATCATACAGAACTAAAGCATTAAAAGAATTAATGGATGAAAATAAAACTCCCACTCAAATAGCAAAAGATTCTGGCATTCGAATAACACATATTTCTAATATTTTAAGAGATTTAAAAGATAGGGATATTGCAGAATGCATAAACGAGGAAAAGCGTAGAAATAGAATATATAGATTAACTAGTAAAGGTCAAATAATTGCTAGTTATTTTAAAGAGGATTAA
- a CDS encoding metal-sensing transcriptional repressor translates to MKQCMDIDNLHRRIKKIIGQLNAIDRMIEEDIPCEQILMQINASKSALHKVGYIIVEGHLENCVKQAIEDKDSDEAIGDISSILEYYSRI, encoded by the coding sequence TTGAAACAATGTATGGATATTGACAATTTACATAGAAGAATTAAAAAAATCATTGGCCAGTTAAATGCTATTGATCGTATGATTGAAGAAGATATTCCATGTGAACAAATTTTAATGCAAATAAATGCATCAAAATCAGCATTACATAAAGTAGGATACATCATTGTTGAAGGACACCTTGAAAATTGTGTTAAACAAGCTATTGAAGATAAAGATTCAGATGAAGCCATTGGAGATATTTCTTCAATTTTAGAATACTACTCCCGAATTTAA
- a CDS encoding ABC transporter ATP-binding protein: protein MSESLLNVSNISISFTQYVQGLNQRNLKVISDLSIDISKGEIVAVLGSSGSGKSLLAHGVLGILPRNANLEGKMKYKGKILNKELKEKLRGDEITLIPQSVNFLDPLMKVADQSIGQYKDNEDKKIKKQKQRKVFEKYGLGEEVDNMYPFQLSGGMARRVLVSTALLSNPELVIADEPTPGLDEKAVQETLDYLKEMADDGVGILLITHDISAALKIADKIAVFYAGYVIEIANVSDFTGRGEKLNHPYTRALYRALPENEFKLTEGHQPLQGDEIECCPYLKRCEYSIEKCHKSIPELKDFNDRKVRCFKCGELDED, encoded by the coding sequence ATGTCAGAAAGTTTATTAAATGTAAGTAATATTTCTATTTCTTTTACTCAATATGTCCAAGGTCTTAATCAACGAAATTTAAAGGTTATTTCTGATTTATCTATTGATATTTCTAAAGGCGAAATTGTTGCTGTTTTAGGTTCAAGCGGTTCAGGTAAAAGTTTACTAGCACATGGGGTTCTTGGTATTTTACCTAGAAATGCAAATCTTGAAGGAAAAATGAAATACAAAGGCAAAATTCTAAATAAAGAATTAAAAGAAAAGTTAAGGGGGGATGAAATTACTTTAATTCCTCAGTCAGTTAACTTTTTAGACCCATTAATGAAAGTTGCAGATCAGTCAATAGGTCAATATAAAGATAATGAAGATAAGAAAATTAAAAAACAAAAGCAAAGAAAAGTTTTTGAAAAATATGGATTAGGTGAAGAAGTGGACAATATGTATCCTTTCCAATTATCTGGGGGAATGGCAAGAAGGGTTCTCGTATCAACGGCATTACTTTCAAACCCAGAATTAGTCATAGCAGATGAACCTACTCCAGGTTTAGATGAAAAAGCAGTACAAGAAACATTAGACTATTTAAAAGAAATGGCTGATGATGGAGTAGGAATATTATTAATAACTCATGATATTAGTGCTGCTTTAAAAATTGCTGATAAAATAGCTGTTTTTTATGCAGGGTATGTAATTGAAATAGCTAATGTTTCAGACTTTACAGGTAGAGGTGAAAAACTAAATCATCCATATACTCGTGCTTTATACAGAGCTTTACCCGAAAATGAATTTAAATTAACTGAAGGTCATCAACCTTTACAAGGTGATGAAATTGAATGTTGTCCTTATCTTAAGCGCTGTGAATATTCAATTGAAAAATGCCATAAATCAATTCCAGAATTAAAAGACTTTAATGATAGGAAAGTTAGATGCTTTAAATGTGGGGAACTTGATGAAGATTAA
- a CDS encoding methanogenesis marker 9 domain-containing protein, whose translation MTWEDAPSHICRGGDVRGLAFCCPPVKPCPILNALQEVNLTPQEYVDIKIQFGKETRLGEGAGTCFGSLVWCCKPSKPCPLRDMTLRNMGMSHDEYLDLKKELSERLIGVQKPNPDERAEVLAETFNVSKLEAMNVLTDCNNDLRAAVKVLHAKSLEDVAD comes from the coding sequence ATGACTTGGGAAGATGCACCATCTCACATTTGTAGAGGAGGAGATGTAAGGGGACTTGCTTTTTGTTGTCCGCCAGTTAAGCCATGTCCAATTTTAAATGCGTTGCAGGAAGTTAATTTAACTCCGCAGGAGTATGTTGATATTAAAATTCAATTTGGAAAAGAAACTAGATTAGGTGAAGGTGCAGGAACTTGTTTTGGATCACTTGTTTGGTGTTGTAAACCATCTAAACCTTGTCCATTAAGGGACATGACTTTAAGGAATATGGGAATGTCTCATGATGAGTATCTGGACTTGAAAAAAGAATTGTCTGAAAGATTAATTGGTGTTCAAAAACCCAATCCAGATGAAAGAGCTGAAGTTTTAGCTGAAACATTTAATGTGTCTAAACTTGAAGCGATGAATGTTTTAACTGACTGTAATAATGATTTAAGAGCTGCTGTAAAAGTATTGCATGCGAAATCTCTTGAGGATGTTGCTGATTGA
- a CDS encoding bifunctional precorrin-2 dehydrogenase/sirohydrochlorin ferrochelatase, with the protein MDWTALYLKTDALNVFILGTGEVATRRANKFLDHGANVKLAGNNLADDLESKGAILCSTDEVDELVQWADLVVVASGDKELSNYVSKISQDKLINRADYPYGGNIIVPTSFSIGNVEISIFTNGKSPLMARQLRKKIQSIISEEDLLEIELQDYVRLKLKDVVENQKERRKYIYRIFEDDEVNDFIKNRQIDEAKDYIDNLIRGLY; encoded by the coding sequence ATGGATTGGACTGCTCTTTATTTAAAAACTGATGCCTTAAATGTTTTTATTTTAGGGACTGGTGAAGTTGCAACAAGGAGGGCAAATAAATTTTTAGACCATGGGGCTAATGTTAAATTAGCTGGAAACAATTTAGCTGATGATTTGGAAAGTAAGGGAGCTATTTTATGTTCAACTGATGAAGTTGATGAATTGGTTCAATGGGCAGATTTAGTTGTTGTTGCAAGTGGGGATAAAGAGTTATCTAATTATGTTTCAAAAATTTCACAGGATAAATTAATTAATCGTGCTGATTATCCATATGGCGGAAATATTATTGTTCCTACAAGCTTCAGTATTGGTAATGTTGAAATATCTATTTTTACTAATGGAAAAAGTCCATTAATGGCTCGTCAATTGCGGAAAAAGATTCAGTCAATTATTAGTGAAGAGGATCTTTTAGAGATTGAACTTCAAGATTATGTTCGATTAAAATTAAAGGATGTAGTTGAAAATCAAAAAGAGAGAAGAAAATATATTTACCGGATTTTTGAAGATGATGAGGTAAATGATTTTATTAAAAATCGCCAAATTGATGAGGCAAAGGATTATATTGATAATTTAATAAGGGGATTATATTGA
- a CDS encoding heavy metal-associated domain-containing protein, which translates to MSEKEIKVVGMHCPSCVNAVELSLKDVDGIEDAKADLDSGITTITMSDDVSDSEISDAVEEAGFKVE; encoded by the coding sequence ATGAGTGAAAAAGAAATTAAAGTAGTGGGCATGCACTGCCCATCATGTGTAAATGCTGTTGAATTATCTTTAAAAGATGTTGATGGAATTGAAGATGCTAAAGCAGATTTAGATTCCGGCATTACCACAATTACAATGTCTGATGATGTGAGTGATTCAGAAATTAGCGATGCTGTTGAAGAGGCAGGTTTCAAAGTAGAATAA
- the hemA gene encoding glutamyl-tRNA reductase, producing the protein MILNLRVDHKIADIQSMENIAKDIDELFWQLQEKYLISEYIEISTCNRKEYYINSDFIPEDEKLLSHKNQNIIIDYGQSAVMHLLRMTSGLESMIVGEDQILGQVKDAKHKACKNHHCGKSLDAIFTKAIHVGQVVRNKTNINKGAVSIGSAAINLAEKHIGNLDDKSVLVIGAGKMGKLVAKALAEKNLQAIFVANRTFYVAVNLARDLGGQAILFTDLEKYLASADLVISATSAPHPIITKKRLLDIDMDYENLMIVDIANPRDISEDVCELGVKLFNIDDLREIADENTQLRINEFGEAENIINDEFILLQESFKMMEVDEMLGTLRASMEDIRQRETQKASAKLVDIEGSVKILDNLTNSIVNKIFFDISKNIKQAAKDDNQDILDVAQYIFKND; encoded by the coding sequence TTGATACTTAATTTGAGAGTTGACCATAAAATTGCAGATATTCAATCAATGGAAAATATTGCAAAAGATATTGACGAGTTATTTTGGCAATTACAAGAAAAATATTTAATTAGCGAGTATATTGAAATTTCTACATGTAACAGGAAGGAATATTATATTAATAGTGATTTCATACCTGAAGATGAAAAATTATTGTCTCATAAAAATCAGAATATTATAATTGATTATGGCCAATCTGCTGTAATGCATTTGCTTAGAATGACTTCTGGTTTGGAATCAATGATTGTTGGTGAAGACCAAATTTTAGGCCAAGTTAAAGATGCAAAGCACAAAGCTTGTAAAAATCACCATTGTGGAAAGTCTCTTGATGCCATTTTTACAAAAGCCATTCATGTGGGGCAAGTTGTTAGGAATAAAACCAATATTAATAAAGGCGCTGTTTCAATAGGTTCTGCTGCAATCAATTTGGCTGAAAAGCATATTGGCAACTTGGATGACAAGTCTGTTCTGGTTATTGGCGCAGGTAAAATGGGTAAATTAGTTGCAAAGGCATTGGCAGAAAAAAATTTACAGGCTATTTTTGTTGCTAACCGTACATTTTATGTTGCAGTCAATCTGGCAAGGGATTTGGGTGGACAAGCTATTCTTTTCACCGATTTAGAAAAGTATTTAGCTAGTGCGGATTTGGTAATTAGTGCCACTAGTGCTCCACACCCAATTATCACTAAAAAACGTCTTTTAGACATTGATATGGATTATGAGAATTTGATGATTGTGGATATTGCAAATCCGAGGGATATTTCTGAGGATGTTTGTGAATTAGGTGTTAAATTGTTCAATATTGATGATTTACGTGAAATTGCCGATGAAAATACTCAACTCAGAATTAATGAATTTGGAGAAGCTGAAAACATCATCAATGATGAGTTCATTTTACTTCAAGAATCGTTTAAAATGATGGAAGTTGATGAAATGCTTGGTACTTTAAGAGCATCTATGGAAGATATAAGACAACGTGAAACTCAAAAAGCATCTGCGAAGTTGGTCGATATAGAGGGTAGTGTCAAAATACTTGATAATTTAACAAATTCTATAGTCAATAAAATATTTTTTGATATTTCTAAAAATATTAAACAAGCTGCAAAAGATGATAATCAAGATATTTTGGATGTGGCACAATATATTTTTAAGAATGATTGA
- a CDS encoding AAA family ATPase, which translates to MKSDSKQLEIKTNNQKTSKIENENKDCAELVVIKPVGYPFDFTLMDENIEITNTGLFEEYAREQWLGLVVKENAFLFDQKIIPDYGFEIISAKPDNSIISEKTKIKIITDEIEKTTDNKVNSNIALDDIVGQDNAKSKVKVITKYLENPESFGPWAPKNILFYGLPGTGKTMLVKALANELDIPLYLVKATSLIGEHVGDAASKIQELFKKASENAPAIIFIDEIDAIALHRSFQALRGDVSEIVNSLLTEMDGIEENKAVITIGATNNQNSLDLAVRSRFEEEIEFKLPEDNERLSIIENNLKTMPLKHDLDLDKIVKLTKGLSGRDIKERILKTAMHNAISNDSETITIENINYALNSSKIKNNDVKGMFE; encoded by the coding sequence TTGAAAAGTGACAGTAAACAACTAGAAATTAAAACAAATAACCAAAAAACATCGAAAATAGAAAATGAAAATAAAGATTGTGCAGAATTAGTTGTTATTAAACCTGTAGGATATCCCTTTGATTTTACATTAATGGATGAAAATATAGAAATTACAAACACCGGCCTATTTGAAGAATATGCTCGAGAGCAATGGCTGGGTTTAGTTGTTAAAGAAAACGCTTTTTTATTTGATCAAAAAATAATTCCTGATTACGGTTTTGAAATTATAAGTGCAAAACCTGACAATTCCATAATTTCAGAAAAAACTAAAATTAAAATCATTACTGATGAAATAGAAAAGACTACTGACAATAAAGTTAACTCGAATATCGCACTTGATGATATTGTTGGTCAGGACAATGCGAAATCAAAAGTTAAAGTTATAACAAAATATTTGGAAAATCCTGAAAGTTTTGGACCTTGGGCTCCAAAAAATATTTTATTTTACGGACTTCCAGGTACCGGCAAAACAATGCTTGTCAAAGCACTTGCCAATGAGCTTGACATTCCGCTATATTTAGTTAAAGCTACTTCATTAATCGGCGAACATGTTGGAGATGCAGCATCAAAAATCCAAGAATTATTTAAAAAGGCATCGGAAAATGCACCTGCAATAATATTTATTGATGAAATTGATGCTATTGCACTTCATAGATCATTTCAAGCTTTGAGAGGAGACGTTAGTGAAATTGTCAACTCTCTTTTAACAGAAATGGATGGAATTGAGGAAAATAAAGCAGTTATAACTATCGGCGCCACAAATAATCAGAATAGCTTAGATTTAGCAGTGCGCAGTAGATTTGAAGAAGAAATTGAATTCAAACTTCCAGAAGACAACGAAAGACTAAGCATTATAGAAAATAACCTTAAAACAATGCCATTAAAACATGATTTAGATTTAGATAAAATTGTCAAACTTACCAAAGGATTATCTGGCAGAGATATAAAAGAAAGAATATTAAAAACAGCAATGCACAATGCCATCTCAAATGATTCGGAAACAATCACCATTGAAAATATAAATTATGCTTTGAATTCTTCTAAAATTAAAAATAATGATGTTAAAGGAATGTTTGAATGA